GCCGGCCCCGGCCACCGGTTTCAGCCGGCATCGGCCCGGAATCGATAGCCGCGTCCGCGCAGGGTTTCGATCGGCTGCCACTGGCCGTCCGGGTCCAGCTTGCGCCGTAACCGGCCAATAATCACTTCAATGACGTTACTGTCGGGATCGGCGTCCTCGTCATAGAGGTGCTCGTTGAGCTCCATCTTGGAGACGACCTGGCCCGGGTGCAGCACGAAGTACTCGAGCACCTTGTACTCGAAACCGGTCAGCTCCAGTCGCTGTCCCTCGACGCGTGCGTCCTGGCTGGACAGATTGACGCTCAGCGGGCCGAGAGTGACGTTCGGGCTGGCGAGCCCGGCCGAGCGCCTCAACAGGGCCTGCACCCGCGCCATCAGCTCTTCAATCCGGAACGGCTTGGTGACGTAATCGTCGGCGCCCTTTTCGAGCGCCTCGACCTTGTCCTGCCATTCCGAGCGGGCGGTCAGAATCAGCACCGGATAGCTGCGCTCCATCCGGCGCAGCTCATCGACAATCTCCATGCCGCTGCGATCAGGCAGGCCCAGATCGATGATGGCCAGGTCAATCGGATACTCCGTGGCCAGGTGCAGCCCGTCGATGCCGTTGGCGGCCAGATCGACGGCAAAGCCCTGGCGCTTGAGCGCCCGGCCCAGCAGTTCGCGCAGTTCGGTTTCGTCCTCGATGACCAGTATGCGCATTGCCTCAATCCTCGTCGGCAGGCACGCGTATGGTGCGCACCACGCCCTCGCGAGTAAGAATCCGGATCACGTGAATACGCTTCCCGTCACGCTCGACCGTTTGCGCGGATACAACCTTTGCGTCGTACTCGCGGGCCACGCGCGCGGCAGCTTCCTCCAGCGTGATGGCCCAGGCTGACACGGCCAGCGCGGTGGCCAGGGAAATCGCGATCAGGACATTTCGGAGCAGTCGGCTCATGGCAGCATATCGTTCAGTCAGGCACCGATTCTAGCGCGGCGGGATTAATCGGTGCTGAATTGGCCGAGTCCAGGTCCCGCAATCCGGAACGGCGTCACGATTTAGGGAGCCTCTGAACAACTCCGCGCAGAGTTGTTCAGATGGTATGGACACCGCCCTCCTGACTTCGGCATCGCGATGTGCCACAGTTGGGTCGGTAACAATCAACTCACGCAGGAGGACGATGTCCATGGACAAGATTACCGTAGTCGGTCTGGACCTGGCAAAGAACGTTTTTCAGGTACACGGCGTGGATGACGGCGGGCAGGTGGTCTGCCGCAAGCAGTTGCGGCGGGCGCAGGTCCTGCCTTTCTTCGCTCGCCTTCAGCCTTGCCTGATCGGTATGGAGGCTTGCGGCGGCATGCACTACTGGGCTCGCAAGCTGACCGCGCTCGGTCACGAGGTCCGGCCCATGGCCGCACGCTTCATCAAGCCCTACCTCAAGTCCAACAAGTCCGACGCGCTCGATGCCGAGGCGATCTGTGAAGCGGTGCAGCGACCCAGCATGCGCTTTGTCACGCCCAAATCGCCCGAGCAGCAGGCCGCACTGCACCTGCACCACAGCCGCCGATTGCTGGTCAGTCAACGCACCGCACTGATCAACCACATACGTGGGGTGCTGATGGAGTTCGGCATCACCGTGCCCGTTGGCTCCAACGTGCTGCGCCGGCGGTTGCCGGAGGTCCTGGAAGACGGGGACAACGAGCTGCCCATGATGGCGCGCAACCTGCTGGCCACCCTGGCAGAGCAATTTCAAGCCCTGGATGAGCGCATTGAAGCACTCGAACACCAGATTGAGACCTGGCATCGCAACAGCGACGCCAGCCGACGCCTGGCCGAGATCC
This DNA window, taken from Pseudomonadota bacterium, encodes the following:
- a CDS encoding response regulator transcription factor translates to MRILVIEDETELRELLGRALKRQGFAVDLAANGIDGLHLATEYPIDLAIIDLGLPDRSGMEIVDELRRMERSYPVLILTARSEWQDKVEALEKGADDYVTKPFRIEELMARVQALLRRSAGLASPNVTLGPLSVNLSSQDARVEGQRLELTGFEYKVLEYFVLHPGQVVSKMELNEHLYDEDADPDSNVIEVIIGRLRRKLDPDGQWQPIETLRGRGYRFRADAG
- a CDS encoding IS110 family transposase, with product MSMDKITVVGLDLAKNVFQVHGVDDGGQVVCRKQLRRAQVLPFFARLQPCLIGMEACGGMHYWARKLTALGHEVRPMAARFIKPYLKSNKSDALDAEAICEAVQRPSMRFVTPKSPEQQAALHLHHSRRLLVSQRTALINHIRGVLMEFGITVPVGSNVLRRRLPEVLEDGDNELPMMARNLLATLAEQFQALDERIEALEHQIETWHRNSDASRRLAEIPGIGLMTATALAAAIGDGRAFRNGRELAAYLGLVPRQDSSGGRQRLLGISKRGDRYLRTLLIHGARAVVRHLRARTAAGKPPGNPWLARLLERRHPNVAAVALANHNARVAWALLTRQERYRPMAL